The proteins below come from a single Geobacillus thermoleovorans genomic window:
- the opp4B gene encoding oligopeptide ABC transporter permease, producing MLKFILRRILIMIPQLFLLSVLIFLLAKAMPGDALTGQLAANPKMDPQTLEEMREKLGLNDPVHIQYIRWVKNMLQGDLGLSYTHQQPVTDLLAGRIGNTVLLSAAILILTYLIAIPLGIVSGRWTDTWADKLIVGYSYLGFATPLFIFALIMLFIFGFHLGWFPTGGSVDVQVEEGTLAYYLSKLNHLMLPALSGALINTVVTIQYLRSEIVDTKVKDFVKTARAKGVPERHIYWRHILRNSFLPIAAFLGYEITGLVGGSVFLESIYSYPGLGQLFLQSIMQRDYSVVTALVMISGLATLVGTLLSDIILSAVDPRIRIE from the coding sequence ATGCTGAAATTTATTTTACGGCGAATCCTCATTATGATTCCGCAATTGTTTTTGCTGAGCGTCCTCATTTTCTTACTGGCGAAGGCGATGCCGGGCGATGCGCTGACGGGGCAGCTGGCGGCCAACCCGAAAATGGATCCGCAGACGCTTGAGGAAATGCGGGAAAAACTTGGCTTGAATGATCCGGTACATATTCAATACATCCGTTGGGTGAAAAACATGCTGCAAGGGGATCTCGGCCTTTCCTATACCCACCAGCAGCCGGTCACTGATCTGCTGGCCGGACGGATCGGGAATACGGTGTTGCTGTCGGCGGCGATTTTAATTTTGACGTACCTGATTGCCATTCCGCTTGGCATCGTGTCGGGGCGATGGACAGATACGTGGGCTGATAAGCTGATCGTCGGCTACAGCTATCTCGGGTTTGCCACGCCGCTGTTCATTTTTGCTTTGATCATGCTGTTTATTTTCGGCTTTCACCTTGGCTGGTTTCCAACCGGCGGCAGCGTGGACGTTCAGGTCGAGGAAGGGACGCTCGCTTACTATTTAAGCAAATTGAACCATCTCATGCTTCCGGCGTTGTCGGGAGCGCTCATCAACACGGTCGTTACGATTCAATATTTGCGCAGCGAAATCGTCGATACGAAAGTGAAAGATTTCGTGAAAACGGCGCGGGCGAAAGGCGTGCCGGAGCGGCACATCTATTGGCGCCATATTTTGCGCAATTCGTTTTTGCCGATCGCGGCGTTTTTAGGGTATGAGATCACCGGGCTTGTCGGCGGTTCCGTGTTTTTGGAGTCGATCTACAGCTATCCGGGGCTTGGCCAGCTGTTTTTGCAGTCGATTATGCAGCGGGATTACAGCGTCGTGACGGCGCTCGTCATGATTTCCGGCCTGGCGACGCTGGTGGGCACTCTGTTGTCGGACATCATTTTGAGTGCGGTCGACCCGCGCATCCGGATTGAGTAG
- a CDS encoding ABC transporter permease, producing the protein MKAEISGPTPAGANIEKSPSAFSIMWREVVRDRLALGSLIILGILLSIVYGVSLFLDQEEIVKVDFLSIYSPPSAEHWLGTDYGGRDVFGQLIIGARNSFTIGLAITLITGAIGLIVGLVAGYFGGWIDNVIMRIIDFILVLPFLMLVIVFVAIVPKYNVLTFILIMSAFLWTGKARLIRAKTLAERELDYVSASKTLGTPDWKIIIFQILPNLSSIIIVNLTLNLAGNIGIESGLTYLGFGLPESTPSLGTLVSYATNPDVLQNKWWVWLPASLLILVMMLCINFIGQALKRAADARQRLG; encoded by the coding sequence ATGAAAGCGGAAATCAGCGGCCCAACGCCGGCCGGAGCGAACATCGAGAAAAGCCCTTCCGCCTTTTCGATCATGTGGCGGGAGGTGGTTCGGGATCGGCTCGCGCTTGGTTCGCTCATCATTTTAGGAATCCTTTTGTCGATCGTCTATGGCGTGTCGCTCTTTTTGGATCAAGAGGAAATCGTGAAAGTGGATTTTCTTTCCATCTATTCTCCGCCGTCAGCGGAACACTGGCTTGGCACAGACTACGGAGGGCGCGACGTGTTTGGCCAGCTCATCATCGGCGCCCGCAATTCGTTTACGATCGGACTGGCCATTACGCTCATCACTGGGGCGATCGGCCTCATTGTCGGATTGGTGGCCGGCTATTTTGGCGGCTGGATTGACAATGTCATTATGCGCATCATCGATTTCATTCTCGTTCTGCCGTTTTTGATGCTCGTTATTGTTTTTGTCGCCATTGTGCCTAAATATAATGTATTGACGTTCATTTTGATCATGAGCGCGTTTTTGTGGACGGGCAAAGCCCGGCTGATCCGCGCCAAAACGCTGGCCGAGCGCGAGCTGGATTATGTCAGCGCGTCAAAAACGCTCGGCACGCCAGATTGGAAAATCATTATTTTTCAAATTTTGCCCAACCTCAGCTCGATCATTATCGTCAATTTGACGTTAAATTTGGCGGGCAACATCGGCATCGAGTCCGGGCTCACGTATCTTGGCTTCGGGCTGCCGGAGAGCACGCCGAGCTTAGGGACGTTGGTCAGCTATGCGACCAACCCGGATGTTTTGCAAAACAAATGGTGGGTTTGGTTGCCTGCGTCATTGCTTATTTTAGTGATGATGCTGTGCATAAATTTCATCGGCCAAGCGCTGAAACGTGCGGCTGATGCAAGACAACGACTAGGATAA
- the opp4A gene encoding oligopeptide ABC transporter substrate-binding protein → MKRKWLAALAALLLVLAGCTGKSDTTSGKGNNNEKPAAQKEDISKFPMTVKNDGKIIDGGVLKYGLVSDTPFEGTLSYAFYTGAPDAEILQFFDESLFRTNGDYEITNDGAATYELSDDKKTMTIHIKDNVNWHDGQPVTAEDLEYAYLVIGHKDYTGVRYGDALIQGIVGMEEYHSGKADKISGIKVIDKKTLTITWKQANPSVLTGIWAYPLPKHYLKDIPIKDLAKSDKIRKNPIGFGPFKVKKIVPGESVEFVRNDDYWAGKPNLEGVILKVVSPQVVLQALKKGEIDVAEFPTDQYLNAKGTKNIQFIGRVDLAYNYIGFKLGHWDAKKQENVMDNPKFQNKKLRQAMAYAINNQEVADRLYHGLRFPANTLIPPSFPGYHDSSIKGYTYNPEKAKQLLDEAGYKDVDGDGLREDPNGKKFKINFLAMSGGDIAEPLAKFYMQCWKDVGLDVQLVDGRLAEFNSFYDMVEKDDPKVDVYAAAWGTGTDVDPYGLYGRNVMFNYSRWVNEKNDELLEKGHSEQAFDKEYRRKIYSEWQKLMNEEVPVIPTLYRSAIYAVNNRVANFTVDPGSKLTWKDVGVTSEQPEVEQ, encoded by the coding sequence GTGAAGAGAAAATGGCTGGCGGCTCTCGCCGCGCTCTTGCTCGTGCTCGCCGGGTGCACGGGCAAATCCGACACAACGAGCGGAAAGGGCAACAATAACGAAAAACCGGCGGCTCAGAAGGAAGACATCAGCAAATTCCCGATGACGGTGAAAAACGACGGGAAAATCATCGACGGCGGCGTGTTGAAATACGGCCTTGTGTCCGATACGCCGTTTGAAGGGACGCTCAGCTATGCATTCTACACCGGAGCGCCCGACGCAGAGATTTTGCAATTTTTTGACGAGTCGCTTTTCCGGACGAACGGTGACTATGAAATTACAAATGATGGGGCTGCCACGTATGAGTTGTCGGATGATAAAAAGACGATGACAATCCATATTAAAGACAATGTGAATTGGCATGACGGCCAGCCGGTGACCGCTGAAGACTTGGAGTATGCGTATTTGGTCATCGGCCATAAAGATTACACCGGCGTCCGCTATGGCGATGCGCTCATCCAAGGGATCGTCGGGATGGAAGAATATCACAGCGGCAAAGCGGATAAAATTTCCGGCATTAAAGTCATCGACAAAAAGACGTTGACGATCACATGGAAACAGGCCAATCCGTCGGTGTTGACCGGCATTTGGGCGTATCCGCTGCCGAAGCATTACTTGAAAGACATTCCGATCAAAGACTTGGCGAAATCGGATAAAATCCGGAAAAACCCGATCGGGTTCGGTCCGTTTAAAGTGAAGAAAATCGTTCCGGGCGAGTCGGTAGAGTTTGTTCGCAATGATGACTACTGGGCTGGCAAACCGAACTTGGAAGGCGTCATTTTGAAAGTCGTCAGCCCGCAAGTCGTCCTGCAAGCGCTGAAAAAAGGCGAAATTGACGTCGCTGAGTTCCCGACTGACCAATATTTGAACGCGAAAGGGACGAAAAACATTCAGTTTATCGGTAGAGTGGATTTGGCGTACAACTATATCGGCTTTAAACTCGGCCATTGGGATGCGAAAAAGCAGGAAAACGTAATGGACAATCCGAAATTCCAAAACAAAAAACTGCGCCAAGCCATGGCGTACGCCATCAACAACCAAGAGGTGGCCGACCGCCTGTATCATGGTTTGCGCTTCCCGGCGAACACGCTCATTCCGCCGTCGTTCCCGGGCTATCATGACAGCTCCATCAAAGGATATACGTACAATCCGGAAAAAGCGAAACAATTGCTGGATGAAGCGGGATATAAAGATGTGGATGGCGATGGCCTCCGCGAAGATCCAAACGGCAAAAAATTCAAGATCAACTTCTTGGCGATGAGCGGTGGGGACATCGCTGAACCGCTGGCCAAATTTTATATGCAATGCTGGAAAGATGTGGGCCTCGATGTTCAGCTTGTAGACGGACGCTTGGCGGAGTTCAACTCCTTCTACGATATGGTCGAAAAAGACGATCCGAAAGTGGATGTCTACGCCGCCGCTTGGGGAACTGGAACGGACGTCGACCCGTACGGATTGTACGGCCGCAACGTCATGTTCAACTACTCGCGCTGGGTGAATGAGAAAAACGATGAACTGTTGGAAAAAGGCCATTCCGAACAGGCGTTTGACAAAGAATATCGTCGGAAAATTTACAGTGAATGGCAAAAGCTGATGAACGAAGAAGTGCCGGTCATCCCGACGTTGTATCGTTCGGCCATTTATGCCGTCAACAACCGCGTCGCCAACTTCACGGTCGATCCGGGCTCGAAACTGACGTGGAAAGATGTCGGCGTCACGTCCGAGCAACCGGAAGTCGAACAATGA
- a CDS encoding VOC family protein, which produces MAVKKFEHVGIQVKDIEASKEFYQNVVGLELLDEMIHTNGTMKLAFLGIGGSIIVELIEGYNPDLPTEGKVHHVAFTVEGIEQEKERLQSLGVPLVWEEITTLPNGAKYLFFLGPDGEWIEFYEPAR; this is translated from the coding sequence ATGGCAGTCAAAAAATTTGAACATGTCGGCATTCAAGTGAAAGACATCGAGGCATCGAAAGAGTTTTATCAAAATGTTGTCGGCTTGGAGCTGCTCGACGAAATGATTCATACGAACGGCACGATGAAATTGGCGTTTTTAGGGATTGGCGGCTCGATCATTGTCGAGCTGATCGAAGGATACAATCCGGATTTGCCGACGGAAGGAAAAGTGCACCATGTGGCGTTTACGGTGGAAGGCATTGAGCAGGAGAAAGAACGGCTTCAGTCGCTCGGTGTGCCGCTTGTGTGGGAAGAAATAACGACACTTCCGAACGGGGCCAAATATTTGTTCTTCCTCGGGCCCGACGGCGAATGGATCGAGTTTTACGAGCCTGCTCGATAA
- a CDS encoding PaaI family thioesterase — protein sequence MEEMIVHAIQDDYPDEFAWCYGCGRLNEQGHHFRTGWRGDKTVTVYTPRPEHTAIPGFVYGGLIASLIDCHGTGSAALALHRKNGHEPGSGETPPRFVTASLHVDFVKPTPHGVPLVAVGTVTEIHPKKWKVDTEVFANGELCARGQVVAVVMPKTFVRG from the coding sequence GTGGAAGAAATGATCGTGCACGCGATTCAAGACGACTACCCTGATGAATTCGCCTGGTGCTACGGCTGCGGGCGTCTGAATGAACAAGGCCACCATTTCCGCACCGGGTGGCGGGGCGACAAAACGGTGACGGTGTATACGCCGCGTCCGGAACATACGGCGATTCCAGGGTTTGTGTACGGCGGGCTGATCGCCTCGCTCATTGATTGCCACGGCACCGGTTCAGCGGCGCTTGCCTTGCATCGGAAAAACGGCCATGAACCAGGGAGCGGGGAAACGCCGCCGCGCTTTGTCACTGCGTCGCTTCACGTCGATTTCGTCAAGCCGACGCCGCATGGAGTGCCGCTTGTCGCCGTCGGCACTGTGACGGAGATTCATCCGAAAAAATGGAAAGTGGACACCGAAGTGTTCGCCAACGGCGAACTGTGCGCCCGCGGGCAAGTCGTCGCCGTCGTAATGCCGAAAACGTTTGTCCGTGGGTAA
- a CDS encoding PaaI family thioesterase: MKPMTNLHAVIAGQSAPPPCDETLGVRLTEARDGYAKGVWTISESLLNGNGVIMGGFVGAAADILMAYAVTTLLRDDQMHASINLQTTFHRPAAAGEAEIEARVEKFGKTVAYVTAIVRQNGKEVASATSSVLIMDKP; encoded by the coding sequence ATGAAGCCAATGACCAACTTGCACGCTGTCATCGCCGGTCAAAGCGCGCCGCCCCCATGCGACGAAACGCTCGGCGTCCGCCTGACGGAAGCCCGAGACGGCTATGCGAAAGGCGTATGGACGATCAGCGAATCGCTGCTCAACGGCAACGGGGTGATTATGGGCGGGTTCGTCGGGGCGGCGGCGGACATTCTCATGGCGTATGCGGTGACGACCTTGCTTCGCGATGACCAAATGCACGCCTCCATCAACTTGCAGACGACGTTTCACCGCCCAGCGGCGGCTGGAGAAGCCGAAATCGAGGCGCGGGTGGAAAAGTTCGGGAAAACCGTCGCCTATGTAACCGCCATCGTGCGGCAAAACGGCAAAGAGGTGGCGAGCGCCACGTCGTCGGTGCTGATCATGGACAAACCGTGA
- the hutG gene encoding formimidoylglutamase yields the protein MYQPPDAGRWTGRIDSVSDEQAFRLHQRIRLLDLSQPLETVERAAAFIGFACDEGVRRNQGRQGAKEAPAAVKAALARLPWHLPEGVVVYDAGDVVCVDERLEQSQTELGKAVARLLKNGMASIVIGGGHETAYGHYLGVREALGPEARLGILNIDAHFDLRPYDDGPTSGTMFRQILDQDERVRYFCLGIQRLGNTAALFAAAETYGCRYMLEDELTAGPIEAAYEQIEEFAAHHDAVMLTICMDAISAAAAPGVSAPSPFGLAPSLVRALVRRIVSHPKTISVDLCEVNPLWDEGGKTVALAAAFCMEALLHFRRLQPRR from the coding sequence ATGTATCAACCGCCAGACGCCGGCCGTTGGACGGGACGGATTGACAGCGTGAGCGATGAGCAGGCGTTTCGTCTTCATCAGCGCATTCGCTTGCTCGATTTGTCGCAGCCATTGGAGACGGTGGAACGAGCGGCGGCATTCATCGGGTTTGCGTGCGACGAAGGAGTGCGCCGCAACCAAGGCCGCCAAGGGGCGAAAGAGGCGCCGGCCGCCGTCAAAGCGGCGCTGGCCCGGCTGCCTTGGCATCTTCCGGAAGGGGTCGTTGTCTATGACGCAGGCGATGTCGTTTGCGTCGATGAACGGCTCGAACAAAGCCAGACTGAACTTGGGAAGGCGGTCGCCCGCCTGCTGAAAAACGGGATGGCGTCTATCGTGATCGGCGGCGGCCATGAGACGGCGTACGGCCATTACTTGGGCGTTCGCGAAGCGCTCGGGCCCGAAGCCCGCCTTGGCATCCTCAACATTGACGCCCATTTCGACTTGCGCCCGTACGATGACGGGCCGACGTCCGGGACGATGTTCCGGCAAATATTGGATCAAGACGAACGGGTCCGTTACTTCTGCCTCGGCATTCAGCGGCTTGGCAACACGGCGGCGCTGTTTGCGGCGGCCGAGACGTACGGCTGCCGGTACATGCTTGAAGACGAGCTGACCGCAGGGCCGATCGAGGCCGCCTATGAACAAATCGAGGAATTTGCCGCTCATCACGATGCCGTGATGTTGACCATTTGCATGGACGCCATCAGCGCGGCTGCCGCGCCGGGGGTGAGCGCGCCGTCGCCGTTTGGACTTGCTCCGTCGCTAGTGCGCGCTCTCGTCCGCCGAATCGTTTCTCATCCGAAAACGATCAGCGTCGATCTTTGCGAAGTCAATCCACTCTGGGATGAAGGCGGAAAAACGGTGGCGTTGGCCGCCGCCTTTTGCATGGAAGCGCTCCTTCATTTTCGACGCTTGCAGCCAAGGCGGTGA
- a CDS encoding helix-turn-helix domain-containing protein, whose product MKLVIAERDDKEREAIRWLVSAYSLPIEQVYTAATVEEMMAFLEREAPELLYVELDMIPYERWSKATSHVRLFCQRVIAATAEATFARAKQAIDWQCVDLLVKPLEPAKLKQALRTAVSLSSNSRSSLTAGFDGHDDYRALFYDDPAAASTHVWLVQAEQPALSREVIRFLTSYPFRGRARVLPLTHMAVCLLPDLPGDGKEEAWKLLRDWEEEHHEPLAVVVMPPDGRKTVRGQYQAARRLLETTFFIGYRQVIAPASEYEQWRELDPFLTPEEQRQWIEMLERFDHEGVKRWLRREFSHWKPPFPSPEMVRTRLTSILAQIRRFMKTYGLDRGGTEREYMRIFQDILYNPVLYRIVQELILFLYRLFHEAKQAEEDARVDAVERGLRYMEAHFRDPSLTLERVAAAAGRSPAYFSHLLSKKRGVTFRQWLTNRRLEEAKRLLRQTDLSIKEIAEQTGFRTAHYLMRVFKAELNQTPTAYRDEQRLKPSSPR is encoded by the coding sequence GTGAAATTGGTCATTGCCGAACGGGACGACAAGGAACGAGAAGCGATCCGCTGGCTCGTTTCCGCGTATTCCTTGCCGATTGAGCAAGTATATACGGCGGCTACGGTCGAGGAGATGATGGCGTTTCTTGAGCGGGAGGCGCCGGAGCTATTGTACGTCGAACTGGATATGATTCCGTATGAACGATGGTCGAAGGCGACATCCCACGTCCGCTTGTTTTGCCAACGCGTGATTGCCGCAACGGCCGAGGCGACGTTTGCGCGGGCGAAACAAGCCATCGACTGGCAATGCGTCGATTTGCTTGTGAAGCCGCTTGAGCCCGCCAAGCTGAAACAAGCGTTGAGGACGGCGGTTTCGCTTTCCTCCAACAGCCGCTCGAGCCTGACAGCGGGTTTTGACGGCCATGACGACTACCGCGCATTATTTTACGATGACCCCGCCGCAGCTTCCACCCATGTATGGCTTGTGCAGGCGGAACAGCCTGCCTTGTCTCGAGAAGTGATCCGCTTTTTAACGAGCTATCCGTTTCGCGGACGGGCGCGCGTATTGCCGCTCACCCATATGGCGGTTTGCCTGCTTCCCGATTTGCCGGGCGACGGGAAAGAAGAGGCGTGGAAGCTGTTGCGCGATTGGGAAGAGGAGCATCATGAGCCGCTCGCGGTTGTCGTGATGCCGCCTGATGGTCGGAAAACGGTGCGCGGGCAATACCAAGCGGCCCGCCGGTTGCTGGAGACGACGTTTTTCATTGGCTATCGCCAAGTGATCGCTCCCGCTTCGGAATACGAACAGTGGCGTGAGCTCGATCCCTTTTTGACGCCGGAGGAGCAGCGGCAATGGATCGAGATGCTCGAGCGGTTCGACCATGAAGGGGTGAAGCGATGGCTGCGGCGCGAATTCTCCCATTGGAAGCCGCCGTTTCCGAGCCCGGAGATGGTGCGGACGCGGCTGACGAGCATCTTGGCGCAAATCCGCCGGTTTATGAAAACATACGGCCTTGACCGCGGCGGAACCGAGCGGGAGTATATGCGCATTTTTCAAGACATTTTGTACAATCCCGTCTTGTATCGCATCGTTCAAGAATTGATTTTATTTTTATATCGATTGTTCCATGAGGCCAAGCAGGCCGAGGAAGACGCGCGCGTCGACGCCGTGGAGCGCGGCCTCCGCTATATGGAGGCGCATTTTCGCGATCCGTCGCTCACGCTTGAGCGGGTCGCGGCCGCCGCCGGGCGCAGCCCCGCGTATTTCAGCCATTTGTTGTCGAAAAAGCGCGGCGTGACGTTTCGCCAGTGGCTGACCAACCGGCGGCTTGAGGAAGCGAAACGGCTGCTTCGGCAGACGGATTTGTCGATTAAAGAAATCGCCGAACAAACCGGGTTTCGCACCGCCCATTATTTGATGCGCGTCTTTAAAGCCGAACTGAACCAGACGCCGACCGCCTACCGCGATGAACAACGGCTGAAACCGTCATCACCGCGGTAG